A single window of Vitis riparia cultivar Riparia Gloire de Montpellier isolate 1030 unplaced genomic scaffold, EGFV_Vit.rip_1.0 scaffold460_pilon_pilon, whole genome shotgun sequence DNA harbors:
- the LOC117909904 gene encoding TMV resistance protein N-like produces MCDLKSLETFILSGCSRLEDFPENFGNLEMLKELHADGIPVRVLPSSFSLLRNLEILSFKGCRGPPSTSWLLPRRSSSSTGSILHHLSGLYSLTRLNLGYCNLSDETNLSSLCLLSSLEVLDLSGNNFVTLPNIRGLSSLEGLLLEKCKRLQVLPELPSSIYSLIAQDCISLENASNQVLKSLFPTTKSPKKTFKRNSGAHLIYVMVYGSRIPDWVRYQSSGCEVEADLPPNWYNSNLLGLALSFVTYVFASNVRIPVSYTLRYSTSSYIANRISIRCDKEGVGLDHVWLLYIKLPLFSNWHNGTPINWHEVTHIGVSFGTQVMGWYPPIKRCGFDLVYSNDQDVNPPVIQFSSISSPPLPNKSTVVLKEIHEDEEELSGSGLSNVDGSESDSSDYHTVDEEELTTATAIDRSEDHSC; encoded by the exons ATGTGTGATTTGAAATCCCTCGAAACATTTATTCTTTCTGGTTGTTCAAGACTCGAAGATTTTCCTGAGAACTTTGGGAACTTAGAAATGTTAAAGGAACTTCACGCAGATGGTATTCCTGTAAGAGTACTACCCTCCTCTTTTTCGCTCTTGAGAAACCTTGAAATATTATCCTTTAAGGGATGTAGAGGACCCCCATCTACCTCATGGTTGTTGCCAAGAAGAAGTTCAAGTTCTACTGGTTCCATATTGCATCATTTGTCAGGTTTATATTCTTTAACAAGGCTAAACCTAGGTTATTGTAATTTATCAGATGAAACAAACCTTAGCAGTCTTTGCCTCTTATCTTCATTGGAAGTGTTAGATCTATCTGGGAACAACTTTGTTACTTTGCCAAACATCAGGGGACTTTCTAGCCTAGAAGGTCTGTTGTTGGAGAAGTGTAAAAGACTGCAAGTACTGCCAGAACTTCCATCAAGCATATATAGTTTAATTGCACAAGATTGCATATCATTGGAAAATGCCTCAAATCAAGTACTCAAGTCACTCTTTCCAACTACAAAGTCCCCGAAGAAAACTTTCAAG CGTAATTCGGGTGCACACTTGATATATGTGATGGTTTATGGGAGTAGAATACCAGATTGGGTAAGGTATCAGAGCTCAGGGTGTGAAGTAGAAGCAGATCTACCTCCAAATTGGTATAATTCCAACTTGCTGGGTCTTGCTTTGAGCTTTGTCACTTATGTTTTCGCATCTAATGTAAGAATTCCAGTATCGTATACCTTGCGCTATTCAACATCCAGTTACATTGCTAACCGCATTAGTATCAGATGTGATAAGGAAGGTGTAGGGTTAGATCACGTGTGGCTACTTTATATAAAACTCCCCCTCTTCAGCAATTGGCATAATGGAACTCCCATAAATTGGCATGAAGTGACTCACATCGGTGTATCATTTGGGACTCAGGTCATGGGGTGGTATCCTCCGATTAAGAGGTGTGGGTTTGATCTAGTGTACAGTAATGATCAAGACGTGAATCCCCCAGTGATCCAATTCAGCTCTATCTCCTCTCCTCCTCTTCCGAACAAGTCAACAGTAGTCCTTAAAGAAATCCATGAGGATGAGGAGGAACTCAGTGGAAGTGGGTTGTCGAATGTTGATGGCTCAGAATCAGACAGCTCTGATTACCATACTGTTGATGAGGAGGAACTCACTACTGCAACTGCAATTGACCGCTCAGAGGATCACTCTTGTTAG
- the LOC117909894 gene encoding TMV resistance protein N-like, which translates to MAAAAASSSPSQGRYDVFLSFRGEDTRNNFTAHLCEELRTKGINTFIDEEKLERGQAVSAALVSAIENSMFSIIVLSENYASSRWCLEELVKIIQCMKNSGHRVLPIFYNVDPSDVRNHMGKFGEALAKHEENSKEGMERVQIWKDALTQVTNFSSWDSRNKKMKKLKAYSSTCLIHKR; encoded by the exons atggctgctgctgctgcttcttCTTCGCCTTCTCAGGGGCGCTATGACGTGTTCCTGAGCTTTAGAGGGGAAGACACCCGCAATAACTTCACTGCCCATCTCTGTGAGGAGTTGCGCACCAAAGGAATCAACACTTTCATAGACGAGGAGAAGCTCGAGAGAGGGCAAGCCGTATCTGCTGCACTTGTTTCTGCTATTGAAAACTCCATGTTTTCTATCATTGTTTTATCAGAAAATTATGCATCTTCTAGATGGTGTTTAGAGGAGCTGGTGAAGATAATACAGTGCATGAAAAACAGCGGACATAGGGTTCTCCCAATTTTCTACAACGTCGATCCCTCGGATGTGAGAAATCACATGGGAAAATTTGGAGAAGCCTTGGCTAAACATGAAGAGAATTCCAAGGAGGGTATGGAGAGGGTGCAGATTTGGAAGGATGCTCTCACTCAAGTCACTAATTTCTCTAGTTGGGATTCAAGGAATAA gaaaatgaaaaaattgaaggcATATTCCTCAACTTGTCTCATTCACAAGAGATAA